A part of Rhodamnia argentea isolate NSW1041297 chromosome 8, ASM2092103v1, whole genome shotgun sequence genomic DNA contains:
- the LOC115745353 gene encoding uncharacterized protein LOC115745353 isoform X2 — MDDATKLNKDDVIARLKDDGDFDRLRLKLIRNLKDNEELRSKIIATVKQSAALNRSGAENLKPRQLSDAIYEEVGKVMGQISESLWEIIRSADGMKSEIEDTVQYMCSKLLNPSGKDMQTPMQRMDYSRSYAVPSGETSAVSNNERKKPLGFCLTSNNQNDGEQNNERVQVTVSHERGFSEGLRNEQNPSHKVLTPNNVDVGIPPGFSADGENRKLFNDTEDDPELPPGFG, encoded by the exons ATGGACGACGCCACGAAGCTCAACAAAGACGACGTGATTGCCAGGCTCAAGGACGATGGTGATTTCGATCGCCTTCGCCTCAAGCTCATCCGCAATCTCAAGGATAac GAGGAACTGCGTTCCAAGATCATCGCAACGGTGAAGCAGTCAGCTGCACTTAATCGTTCTGGTGCTGAGAATTTGAAGCCCAGGCAGCTTTCTGATGCTATATATGAAGAGGTTGG CAAAGTTATGGGCCAGATTTCTGAAAGTCTATGGGAGATAATCAGATCAGCTGATGGCATGAAAAGTGAAATTGAAGATACAGTACAATATATGTGTAGTAAGCTATTGAACCCTTCTGGTAAAGACATGCAGACACCGATGCAGAGGATGGACTACAGCAGATCCTATGCGGTACCATCCGGTGAGACCAGTGCAGTTTCCAATAATGAACGGAAGAAACCACTGGGTTTCTGTCTGACCAGTAATAATCAGAATGATGGAGAACAAAACAATGAGAGGGTGCAAGTAACAGTTTCTCATGAAAGAGGGTTTTCTGAAGGTTTGAGGAATGAGCAGAACCCTTCACATAAAGTTTTGACTCCAAACAATGTTGATGTGGGTATCCCACCAGGTTTTTCTGCCGATGGTGAAAACCGAAAGCTCTTTAATGACACTGAGGACGATCCTGAACTGCCTCCCGGTTTTGGTTGA
- the LOC115745353 gene encoding uncharacterized protein LOC115745353 isoform X1, whose product MDDATKLNKDDVIARLKDDGDFDRLRLKLIRNLKDNEELRSKIIATVKQSAALNRSGAENLKPRQLSDAIYEEVGSKVMGQISESLWEIIRSADGMKSEIEDTVQYMCSKLLNPSGKDMQTPMQRMDYSRSYAVPSGETSAVSNNERKKPLGFCLTSNNQNDGEQNNERVQVTVSHERGFSEGLRNEQNPSHKVLTPNNVDVGIPPGFSADGENRKLFNDTEDDPELPPGFG is encoded by the exons ATGGACGACGCCACGAAGCTCAACAAAGACGACGTGATTGCCAGGCTCAAGGACGATGGTGATTTCGATCGCCTTCGCCTCAAGCTCATCCGCAATCTCAAGGATAac GAGGAACTGCGTTCCAAGATCATCGCAACGGTGAAGCAGTCAGCTGCACTTAATCGTTCTGGTGCTGAGAATTTGAAGCCCAGGCAGCTTTCTGATGCTATATATGAAGAGGTTGG aaGCAAAGTTATGGGCCAGATTTCTGAAAGTCTATGGGAGATAATCAGATCAGCTGATGGCATGAAAAGTGAAATTGAAGATACAGTACAATATATGTGTAGTAAGCTATTGAACCCTTCTGGTAAAGACATGCAGACACCGATGCAGAGGATGGACTACAGCAGATCCTATGCGGTACCATCCGGTGAGACCAGTGCAGTTTCCAATAATGAACGGAAGAAACCACTGGGTTTCTGTCTGACCAGTAATAATCAGAATGATGGAGAACAAAACAATGAGAGGGTGCAAGTAACAGTTTCTCATGAAAGAGGGTTTTCTGAAGGTTTGAGGAATGAGCAGAACCCTTCACATAAAGTTTTGACTCCAAACAATGTTGATGTGGGTATCCCACCAGGTTTTTCTGCCGATGGTGAAAACCGAAAGCTCTTTAATGACACTGAGGACGATCCTGAACTGCCTCCCGGTTTTGGTTGA